aataaaaaaacctttgcataaatttttttctttgtataaaaatagaaaaaaaaagtaataaaaataaagtgtataattataatttttttaaaaaataaaaaagaaaaatctcCAAAATATGGATAAAAAGTTTATTCTATTTTACATtcgtttatttatttgaataattcaatgaatttattatctTCTTCTAAATCTAAAAGTTCTTCGACTGTctgtaatattttaaaataataataataaagtgcATCATTagtatttattctttttttttttttttaaaaaaaaaaaaaaaaaaagttaaataacGATAAAGATCTTATTTTGTGATGAATGATACCTACACCTGCGAATTTGCCATTAATGAAGAGTTGTGGTAAAACAGTTTTACCACTGACTTTTTTCATATATTctcttttttctaaatcacTTGCAACATCATATTCTGAAAGGATTAAAAATGAgaaaaaattggttttagtttaagatcttttttttttttattttattttattttgtaccatcaaaaataaaatatacatACCAACGTATTCGATTTTCTTTGCTtccaataaatttttaattgcttGTTGGTCCTTTTTAACTTGAAGGTTACCAGCGACAGTGCTCATAAATAATTCTGTTTTGaccattttatttaatattttatattttaaatgtttggatattaaaatgaaaataaaaaaaaaaaaaaaaaaaaaaaacacaaaacaaaattttaaaaaaaaaaaaaattaaaaaaaaattaaaaaataattaaaaaaaaaaaatcttgttGTGAAATGGGTGGAAACAATTTATCATAATTtggaaattttaataatttataatttttattgtttcttttttttttttttattattttattattttattttattttattttattttatttttatatttcataatttattgtaaatcttaatttttagaaaaaagcaattaatttttttttttttttttaaaatctaattATTTTAccccattttattttatcttatttatttattttaattttaaatttattttaatgttttgtttaaattttgcccattttaattattattattttatttttattattattttttttttttttattttctttttttttcttttttttggaaattaacTAAGActgatttgaaaataatttaaattaaataattatcaaattgtttatttaaattttctaaacaaatattatttaaatctaattcaaaacaaaatatttatGTTTTGTAACTGATTTGATCAAAccataaatatttttaaattttttttttttttttttttttatttttattttttttttattttattttttttttaattttattatttttttttttttgacgaGAAAAACGAGTGAATcgtaaaaattttttttttttttttttttttttttcagtcattcagaaataaattatttcataCAAAACTCTCGAGATTTCtctaaataaattcaattttagtaGAACCTCTTATAGTTATTGTTAGAATTTCTTTCTCTATCTATTCTTTTAGGTTGTCTCTCTTTAATACAATaacagtttttttaaaaaactttccttttaatatataaataaacatgTCTTTCAGAGGTGGTCGTGGTGGTTTTGGCGGTGGTGATCGTGGTGGCCGTGGAGgtaattatcattaaaaaaataaaaaataaaaaataaaatcataattaaattacattattattaacttggattttttaaaatttaggTGGTCGTGGTggttttggtggtggtgaccGTGGTGGCCGTGGCGGTTTTGGCGGAGGCCGTGGTGGTGGTCGTGGTGGTTTTGGTGGTGATCGTGGTGACCGTGGTGGTTATGCTTCAGGTGAAAATATTGGTatgtatttataattattaaattttaaaaaatacatatgCATATTAaccaaaatcttttttttttattttattttttttttattagaaattGGTGTTTTCTCTCATGTTTGCGAAGAACAAATTGTTTGTAAATTAACAGCTACTGAACAAGTACCAAAATTCAATTGTAAAGTTTTATCATCAAGTAAAAATACCATTGGTTCAGTTGATGAAATTTTCGGACCAATCAATAAAGTATTTTTCAGTGTTAAATTAGACAGCGGTGTCCAAGCTACCTCATTCAAAGAAAACGATAAAATCTTTGTTGATTCAAACTCTGtattaccaattaaaatcTTCCTCGAAGAACCAAAACCAATTGCTAAAGTACCAAAAACACCAGGTGCTGGTGGTGCCGGTAGAGGTGGTCGTGGTGGTGCTAGAGGTGGTTTCGGTGGTGGTCGTGGTGGTGGTGCCGGTAGAGGTGGTTTCGGTGGTGGTCGTGGTGGTTCTAGAGGTGGTTTCGGTGGTGGTCGTGGTGGTGGTTCCGGCTTCGGTGGCCGTGGTGGTTCTAGAGGTGGTCGTGGTGGTGGTCGTGGTggtttttaaacaaattcaaacaaTAACAGTAGCGACAATTTAGTTAATCATTAACAACTTTATACAAATATACATCATaaatctcaaaaaaaaaaacatcaagAATCAACTAATcaatcaaaaacaattttaacatggaaaataatattcacacacacaaactcactttttaaaacttttttttttataaccttaaaccaaaaaaaaaaagtctcaaacaaacaaacacaCCAAAACAATCTAACTTAACcttaaaaatactttttaattaaaaaaaaaaaataaataaaaaaaaaaataaaataaaaaataaaaaaaaattttaaaaaatatataaacactttttttttttttttttgattatcgtccaatcaaattatttatttcacaCACCacaatctattttttatttttttttttttttttttattttttggtttaaGTGGGTGTGGTAAtgtaaaatttcaaaaatgaattttttttttatttttttatttttttacatttctgttaatatctaataaattcaattaatatattttaatataaatattttagtagttgtaataaatctaaaattcaagaaatgaatgaaaataatgatgatattaataatttaaatacacCATGTGTTTTAGTATTGGATTCAGTTGTTAGAAATAATTGTATTAAAATGAATGAAAGAGCAGCATCACTAGGTGTAAATGTTAGACCACATATGAAAACTCATAAAACAAtgtattgtattttttattataaaataaaataaaaagaagttaattaataaatttattaatattttttttttttttttaaagtgaaattggtaaatatcaatttgaagaaaataaaaatttaaataaaagtagAGGTATAATTGTATCAACATTATCAGAaggtaaatttttttcaaaagaatttaaagatatATTATACGCAACACCAATTGCACCAAATAAAGTGAAAGATGCTTATCAATTacatttatcaattgatagaTTGAATGTAAtgtttgataatattgaacatttaaaatcaatggtAGATTATGCAATCAAGAATCCAAAtgaatttcaaaagaaatggtcagtatttttaaagattgatTGTGGTTATCATAGAGCTGGTGCAGATCCAAAATTACAATCAACCACTGACTTGGTTGAATTAATAGTAAATGGTGAATATAATCAGTATTTCCAATTCCAAGGTATTTATTCACATTCAGGACATTCATATAAATGTCAAACTCCAACTGATATAAAGAATCTAGCAATTGAGGAAGCTAGAGTCACAGGTGATTATggaaagaaattgaaatcatTGGGATATAAAGTTGACACAGTTTCAATTGGCTCAACACCAGTTTGCTCACATTTACCTCATAATCTATTGAGTGAATATGGTGTGAATGAAATTCATCCTGGTAATTATACATTCTACGATCAAATGCAATATGAATTGGGTAATTGTAAATTGGAGGATATCGGTGTTCATGTATTGGCAACCATAGTTAGTATTTATCCTGAAAGAAATGAACTCTTGGTTGATGCAGGCTCATTAGCATTATCAAGTGATCCAGGTTGTACTCATTTAAGAGATCTCAAAGTCATCAATAATTTCGGTATCGTCTACAATGATACAAACTTAAGAATAGTTGCACCAAGCCAAGAGGTTAGTAAAATTCAAAGTACAAATCAATCACCAATCGATTTctcaaaatataaaattggtTCAAAAATTCGTATCATTCCAAATCATTCTTGTTTAACTGCTGCGATGTTTTCAGATTATCatgtaattaataatgataatcaaattattaattcatttaaaccaaataaacattggtaaattttttttaaaaaagaataaattagaaatttattaaattatttatttataataataaattggtaAATCACATGAATAAATTGGACAATATAAAATTGGATCATTATAAGTGATTAGAGATAGACCATATTGACATTGAGGAATTGGCGTATAGTTACAACTTATTGATATTACAACACCGGTTGGAGGGGAGCATTTGGTAGTGTTATCAATTCTATTTCTTTTAACTATGAAATATCGTCGGTCAAAACTTGTTGGTTCTGGGAATTGAGAATAGCAGAATTCAActtttgaataaattaaatgtaaaatttgattatagTAAATATGGTTATACTTATTTGGTTCATTGTAATTACCATGAGAtttcaaattaaatatataaattgtaTTGTTTAACCCAATATCAGAATCGTAccatttattatcaaatccTGGTAAATTTCTATAtggtgatttaattgaattaaaatctaatgatattaattcatttgtacgtattgatttaaattttttaatattttttccaatattatattcattatatttaaatttataatattgaaatgaGTTTGAATTGTTAATAGTTATAGGTTGATTTCCATTTGGTATTGGTtgataaatttcaaaaatttcaattaaacaattattaaaattaaaatggggACAGCAATTCTTTATATTTgctttaataattgatgttttttcattttcaattaaatattgaaaattcaatcctttttctaaaatttttattgattcttttttaataatatatttattatttgaataacttaattttttaaattgaattttatttgaaccttcaataatttcatatttaaaatatcctTTTATATagttaatattttcatcatttaagTTTATTTCTTCATATGataaagaaatattaaaaaataatataaaaaataaaaatattaaaataatattattcatttttaatatttatatatgttgatatatattttatacatttgaaaataaaaaaaaaaaaaaaaaattaatattagcaataaattaattttaagatgaaattaaaaaaaaaaaaattaaaaaaaaaaaaaaataaatgtttaaataaaaataaataataaatatattaacaaCCAcatttgtgttttttttttgtttttttatttttttttttttaatcgccctaattaaaaaaaattaaaaatttattcccaacgttaataataaatattattttttttttttatttaatctaAATTGGTAATTAATTTACTTGGGTTTGACacacaatattttttttatttcatccatttctttttgttctttttcaaactcttttaaatgattttctaTATCAATcatattttcttttgaattttaagATCCTTCAACCTCTCACTCTCCTTTTTACTTGGTAGGAACTGGTGACATGAACTGCAAATTATTGCATTTGAGTGAAAAATGAATGAGATTTTTCACTTTTGgtaactctttttttttttttttttttttaaattggttcTTCTGATTTTTCCACTAAAATcagccaaaaaaaaaaatctaaaaacaGTATGGttacattaattttttatatttatatactaaattcatataaataaaatttaaatttaattttttttttttttttttttttttttttttttttttttttttttttgcaccagattttaatttttaccaataataaaaaaaaaaaaaaataaaaaacaaaaattttttttttaattttttaaaaaaaaaaaaaaaaaaaaaattaaattcaaaacaattaaaaattttgataaatataCAATATCTATGaagaataaatataaataataataaatattttgttAATAGCAATTTATAATAACTAAaaattatagtaataataataataatattaataataataataataataataataataataataataatataataataatactaatattaataaataataattaataataataatgacaaATACATTAagttcatttaaattaaaatatcctGTAATATTATCACATGGATTATTTGGGTTTTCTAGATTAGGACCACTTGTAtactttaataatattattcaaCCATTAAAACTTTATGGAATAAAATGTGAAGCTACAACTGTTCATCCCACAGATAGTATAAAAAATAGATCATTAGATCTTTACAAACAAATGAATGAAATAATGAAAACTTATAATACTGATCATTGTCATTTTATAGCACATTCAATGGGTGGTCTAGATAGTCGTTATTTAATTAGTCATCTGGATCAAAATCAAAGTGTTTTATCATTagttagtattattattattattattttttaaaaaaaaaacaataaataactaatttatttaaaaaatacaaaaataaaattaaattaattataaaaaaagacaaCATTATCAACACCACATAGAGGTAGTTATATTGCAAAATggtcaattgaaaatataacagaaagattttattttgaaaagttTGCAAAAATTCGTAGTATACCATTTGAAGCAATTGCAAATTTAACACCAGATTACCTGCAAACTGATTTCAATCCAAATGTTTTAGATCAACCACATGTGACCTATTATAGCTATGGTGCATACAAAGATTCAATATCAAATGTATT
This region of Dictyostelium discoideum AX4 chromosome 3 chromosome, whole genome shotgun sequence genomic DNA includes:
- a CDS encoding thioredoxin domain-containing protein; amino-acid sequence: MVKTELFMSTVAGNLQVKKDQQAIKNLLEAKKIEYVEYDVASDLEKREYMKKVSGKTVLPQLFINGKFAGTVEELLDLEEDNKFIELFK
- the nola1 gene encoding Gar1 family protein codes for the protein MSFRGGRGGFGGGDRGGRGGGRGGFGGGDRGGRGGFGGGRGGGRGGFGGDRGDRGGYASGENIEIGVFSHVCEEQIVCKLTATEQVPKFNCKVLSSSKNTIGSVDEIFGPINKVFFSVKLDSGVQATSFKENDKIFVDSNSVLPIKIFLEEPKPIAKVPKTPGAGGAGRGGRGGARGGFGGGRGGGAGRGGFGGGRGGSRGGFGGGRGGGSGFGGRGGSRGGRGGGRGGF